One window from the genome of Solea solea chromosome 2, fSolSol10.1, whole genome shotgun sequence encodes:
- the ormdl1 gene encoding ORM1-like protein 1, which yields MNVGVAHSEVNPNTRVMNSRGIWLTYALGVGILHIVLLSIPFFSVPVVWTLTNVIHNFGMYVFMHAVKGTPFETPDQGKARLLTHWEQLDYGVQFTSSRKFFTISPIILYFLASFYTKYDTAHFVINTASLLSVLIPKLPQLHGVRIFGINKY from the exons ATGAATGTGGGTGTGGCACACAGTGAGGTGAACCCCAACACTCGGGTGATGAACAGTCGAGGGATCTGGCTGACCTATGCACTTGGTGTTGGAATTCTGCACATTGTGCTCTTGAGCATACCCTTCTTCAGCGTGCCAGTGGTGTGGACTCTTACTAATGTCATTCACAACTTT GGAATGTACGTCTTCATGCATGCAGTGAAAGGAACGCCTTTTGAGACCCCCGACCAAGGAAAAGCCAGACTTCTTACACATTGGGAACAGCTCGACTACGGCGTGCAGTTCACCTCTTCTCGAAAGTTCTTCACCATCTCACCGATCATTCT ATACTTCCTGGCAAGTTTCTACACAAAGTACGACACAGCACACTTCGTCATAAACACTGCCTCACTTTTGAGCGTCCTGATTCCCAAGCTCCCGCAGCTACACGGAGTGAGAATTTTCGGCATCAACAAGTATTAA
- the osgepl1 gene encoding tRNA N6-adenosine threonylcarbamoyltransferase, mitochondrial encodes MFSSKVGCVQRLLQLRHTAVCFSAACGKTASSSTLVLGIETSCDDTGAAVLDETGAILGESLHSQKQVHLRTGGIIPTVAQHHHRENIERVVQEALDRSGVDPSQLTAVATTVMPGLALSLGIGLEFSQRFVRHHNKPFIPIHHMEAHALTVRMLQPVEFPFLVLLVSGGHSLLAVARGVDDFLLLGHTLDEAPGDTLDKVARRLSLIKHPQCSSLSGGQAIELLAKNGDKTKFPFRTPMGQTHDCCFSFAGLRTQVNMAIMKKEAEEGVEEGTLLSCVGDIAAATQHTVAAHLAKRTHRAILFCKAKGLLPSNSPTLVLSGGVASNQYIRKALSVITEKTGLQLFCPPAKFCTDNGVMIAWNGVERLREGKGILPPDVDVRYEPKAPLGVDMTAEVKAAKIRLPSVRIKILS; translated from the exons ATGTTCTCCTCCAAAGTGGGTTGTGTGCAGAGGCTGTTGCAGTTGAGACACACAGCAGTTTGCTTCTCTGCTGCCTGTGGAAAAACAGCCTCCTCTTCCACACTGGTTCTGGGCATTGAGACGAGCTGTGATGACACTGGAGCTGCTGTGTTGGACGAGACAGGTGCAATACTGGGAGAGAGTCTTCATTCACAGAAACAAGTACATCTGAG GACTGGTGGTATCATCCCCACAGTAGCACAACACCACCACAGAGAAAACATTGAGCGTGTGGTCCAGGAGGCATTGGACAGAAGTGGTGTGGACCCGAGCCAGCTCACAGCTGTGGCCACCACGGTGATGCCAGGCTTGGCTTTGAGCCTCGGCATCGGCCTTGAATTCAGTCAGAGGTTTGTGAGGCACCACAACAAGCCGTTCATCCCCATCCACCACATGGAAGCTCACGCACTGACAGTCAGGATGCTGCAACCTGTTGAATTCCCCTTCCTGGTCCTGCTCGTGTCTGGCGGTCACTCTCTTCTCGCCGTGGCCCGAGGAGTTGATGACTTTCTGCTTCTGGGTCACACTCTGGATGAAGCTCCTGGAGATACACTAGATAAA GTGGCGAGACGCTTGTCCCTCATAAAACACCCACAGTGCTCCAGTCTCAGTGGAGGACAGGCTATAGAGCTTTTGGCGAAGAATGGCGACAAGACAAAGTTTCCGTTCAGGACACCCATGGGCCAAACGCACgactgctgcttttcttttgccGGATTACGTACTCAAGTTAATATGGCGATAATGaaaaaagaggcagaggaag GTGTAGAAGAGGGGACTTTACTGTCATGTGTGGGTGACATCGCAGCTGCCACGCAGCACACAGTCGCCGCTCATCTTGCAAAGCGCACACACCGCGCCATCTTGTTCTGCAAGGCAAAGGGCCTGCTGCCATCTAACAGTCCCACCTTG gtTCTGTCTGGAGGAGTTGCAAGCAACCAGTATATCCGAAAGGCTTTGAGCGTCATCACTGAGAAGACAGGACTGCAGCTGTTCTGTCCTCCAGCCAAGTTCTGCACTGACAATGGAGTCATGATTGCgtg GAATGGCGTTGAACGCCTGAGAGAAGGGAAAGGAATTCTGCCTCCAGATGTGGATGTCCGCTACGAGCCAAA GGCGCCACTAGGTGTCGATATGACAGCAGAGGTGAAGGCAGCAAAGATCAGGTTGCCTTCAGTCAGGATCAAGATCCTCAGCTGA
- the alkbh6 gene encoding alpha-ketoglutarate-dependent dioxygenase alkB homolog 6, with protein MEHPTCVVEEMKQFVIHGAPSTVYYIPDFISEDEESYLLQQVYKSPKTKWTQLSGRRLQNWGGLPHPKGMVAEKIPDWLHTYCEKISSLGAFGGKTANHVLVNEYKQGEGIMPHEDGPLYHPTVTTISLGSHTFLDFYTPVSSMENDAPQTEENRYLFSLLVKPRSLLILQDEMYQRLLHGIRPCDQDTLTDKVVNLSAAGAMPGEIMTRDTRVSLTVRHVPKVIKTKLFLGRK; from the coding sequence ATGGAACACCCAACTTGTGTTGTGGAGGAAATGAAGCAGTTTGTCATACATGGTGCTCCATCAACAGTGTATTACATCCCAGATTTCATATCAGAGGATGAGGAGTCCTATCTTCTGCAGCAGGTCTACAAGTCTCCAAAGACTAAATGGACTCAGCTGTCAGGACGCAGACTACAAAACTGGGGAGGGTTACCTCATCCCAAAGGCATGGTGGCAGAGAAGATACCAGACTGGCTCCACACGTACTGTGAGAAAATTTCCTCTCTTGGTGCATTTGGTGGGAAAACAGCCAACCATGTGTTGGTGAATGAGTATAAACAAGGAGAAGGGATTATGCCTCATGAGGACGGCCCTCTCTACCACCCTACTGTCACCACTATTAGCCTGGGCTCTCACACCTTCCTTGACTTCTACACACCGGTCAGCAGCATGGAAAATGACGCcccacagacagaggagaaccGTTACCTGTTCTCCCTGCTGGTGAAGCCACGCAGTCTTTTGATCCTGCAGGATGAAATGTACCAGCGTCTCCTTCATGGCATCCGACCATGCGATCAGGACACCCTGACAGACAAGGTGGTGAACCTGTCAGCAGCTGGGGCCATGCCAGGGGAGATAATGACACGGGACACCAGAGTGTCGCTGACTGTACGACATGTGCCTAAAGTCATCAAGACAAAACTCTTCCTGGgaaggaaatga
- the adat3 gene encoding probable inactive tRNA-specific adenosine deaminase-like protein 3: protein MEPQVKRWKGSLCDTDSWIAYPVLSDEQSQDIELIEAFAAPIVNKKETSRLIRELNSLYPLNSLQHVKRVRACKAQGSPHPLEVLVCLVSDVPKTKIVSIDSLLSSDGVKHDGLGEPFIVKVPSRPPLTRPQFELVNKHWPTSFHEDKQVTVALRGELFSPSQKANMHKYMMSALTAAKAGKEMGMEAVGAVVVNRATQEVIAVGHDCRGDHPLHHAVMVCIDLVAHSQGAGCYSFDKYPACRFTPPDFDTHENAPDAEASSQPYICTGYDLYVTREPCVMCAMALVHSRIGRVFYGTTSTDGALGTKFKIHSLKDLNHHFEVYKGVLSTQCEDLNRLDDHKQQQSGE from the coding sequence ATGGAGCCACAGGTGAAGCGCTGGAAAGGGTCGTTGTGTGACACTGACTCCTGGATCGCCTATCCTGTACTGTCAGACGAGCAGTCGCAAGACATCGAGTTGATAGAGGCGTTCGCTGCACCCATTGTCAACAAGAAAGAGACATCTCGACTTATCAGGGAGCTCAACAGCCTCTACCCACTGAACAGCCTTCAGCACGTCAAGAGGGTGCGGGCGTGCAAGGCGCAGGGCAGCCCTCATCCTCTGGAAGTCCTCGTGTGCCTGGTCAGCGATGTGCCAAAAACAAAGATAGTCAGCATCGACTCCCTGCTGTCCTCAGATGGCGTAAAACATGATggattaggtgagccttttattgtgaaggtcCCTTCTCGTCCCCCCTTGACCCGACCTCAGTTTGAGTTGGTGAACAAACACTGGCCCACCTCCTTTCACGaagacaaacaggtgactgtcgCTCTGAGAGGAGAGCTCTTCAGTCCATCTCAGAAAGCCAACATGCACAAGTACATGATGTCTGCTCTCACTGCTGCCAAAGCTGGAAAGGAGATGGGGATGGAGGCAGTTGGGGCCGTCGTCGTCAACCGGGCAACGCAGGAGGTCATCGCAGTGGGTCACGACTGCCGAGGCGACCACCCCCTTCACCACGCGGTCATGGTCTGCATTGACCTCGTGGCTCACAGTCAAGGTGCCGGCTGTTATTCATTTGACAAATACCCTGCTTGTCGATTTACTCCACCAGACTTTGATACACATGAAAATGCACCGGATGCAGAGGCGAGTTCTCAGCCGTACATATGCACTGGTTATGACCTTTATGTGACACGAGAACCTTGCGTTATGTGCGCTATGGCACTGGTCCACTCCCGGATTGGCCGTGTGTTCTATGGGACTACCTCTACTGATGGGGCATTAGGGACCAAGTTCAAAATTCACTCCCTGAAAGATTTGAACCATCACTTTGAGGTCTACAAAGGAGTCTTGAGCACACAGTGTGAGGATCTCAACAGACTGGACGaccacaaacaacagcaaagtGGAGAGTAA